In a genomic window of Amycolatopsis japonica:
- the htpG gene encoding molecular chaperone HtpG, producing MTTSAETLEFQSEARQLLQLMIHSIYSNKDTFLRELVSNASDALDKLRLEAFRDKELQADTDDLHIEIATDPENRTLTVRDNGIGMSRDDVVALIGTIAKSGTAEFLKKLKETKDSAASQDLIGQFGIGFYASFMVADKVTLLTRRAGSDEGVRWESEGEGTYTIETVPDLPQGTSVVLHLKPEDAEDQLFDYTSATKIKQIVKKYSDFITWPIRMTEGEEVVTVNSMKALWARPSSDVTEDEYNEFYKHVAHDWNDPLETIRLQAEGTFEYQALLFLPGHAPLDLFMRERKRGVQLYVKRVFIMDDCEALMPEYLRFVKGVVDAQDLSLNVSREILQQDRQIQLIRRRLVKKVLSTVKTLMADENRYKYDTFWKEFGRAVKEGLLDDHENRTAILDICSFASTNDPEKLTSLREYVERMKDGQEHIYYLTGESRQSIENSPHLEAFQAKGYEVLVLTDPIDEMWVDAVSGYEEKQFQSVAKGEVELDSDTTDEQKEEFSGLLTWLTTTLSDQVKEVRLSSRLTTSPACIVGDTNDVTPTLEKMYRAMGQELPQIKRILELNPGHPLVSGLRSSFTEKGESEGLAETAELLYGMALLAEGGELADPARFTKLLATHLQKTL from the coding sequence GTGACAACCTCTGCCGAAACACTCGAGTTCCAGTCGGAGGCACGTCAGCTGCTTCAGCTGATGATCCACTCGATCTACTCGAACAAGGACACCTTCCTGCGGGAGCTGGTGTCCAACGCCTCCGACGCACTGGACAAACTCCGCCTCGAAGCGTTCCGTGACAAGGAACTCCAGGCGGACACCGACGATCTCCACATCGAGATCGCGACCGACCCCGAAAACCGCACCCTCACCGTGCGGGACAACGGAATCGGGATGAGCCGGGACGACGTCGTGGCGCTGATCGGCACGATCGCGAAATCCGGCACCGCCGAATTCCTGAAGAAACTGAAGGAGACCAAGGATTCCGCGGCCTCGCAGGATCTGATCGGCCAATTCGGCATCGGCTTCTACGCCAGCTTCATGGTGGCCGACAAGGTCACGCTGCTGACCCGCCGCGCCGGATCGGACGAGGGCGTCCGCTGGGAATCCGAGGGCGAAGGCACGTACACCATCGAGACGGTCCCGGACCTGCCGCAGGGCACGTCGGTCGTCCTGCACCTCAAGCCCGAGGACGCCGAAGACCAGCTCTTCGACTACACCTCGGCCACGAAGATCAAGCAGATCGTCAAGAAGTACTCGGACTTCATCACCTGGCCCATCCGGATGACCGAAGGCGAAGAGGTCGTCACGGTCAACTCGATGAAGGCGCTGTGGGCCCGTCCGTCGTCCGACGTCACCGAGGACGAGTACAACGAGTTCTACAAGCACGTCGCGCACGACTGGAACGACCCGCTGGAGACGATCCGGCTCCAGGCCGAGGGCACCTTCGAGTACCAGGCGCTGCTGTTCCTGCCCGGCCACGCGCCGCTCGACCTGTTCATGCGGGAGCGCAAACGCGGTGTCCAGCTGTACGTGAAGCGCGTCTTCATCATGGACGACTGCGAAGCGCTGATGCCGGAGTACCTGCGCTTCGTGAAGGGCGTCGTCGACGCGCAGGACCTCTCGCTCAACGTCTCGCGCGAGATCCTGCAGCAGGACCGGCAGATCCAGCTGATCCGCCGTCGCCTGGTCAAGAAGGTTCTGTCGACGGTCAAGACCCTGATGGCCGACGAGAACCGCTACAAGTACGACACCTTCTGGAAGGAGTTCGGCCGGGCCGTCAAGGAAGGCCTGCTGGACGACCACGAGAACCGCACCGCGATCCTCGACATCTGCTCGTTCGCCTCGACGAACGACCCGGAGAAGCTCACGTCGCTGCGTGAGTACGTCGAGCGGATGAAGGACGGCCAGGAGCACATCTACTACCTGACCGGCGAATCGCGGCAGAGCATCGAGAACTCCCCGCATCTGGAAGCCTTCCAGGCCAAGGGTTACGAGGTGCTCGTGCTCACCGACCCGATCGACGAGATGTGGGTCGACGCCGTCTCGGGCTACGAGGAGAAGCAGTTCCAGTCGGTCGCGAAGGGCGAGGTCGAACTCGACTCCGACACCACCGACGAGCAGAAGGAAGAGTTCTCCGGGCTGCTGACCTGGCTGACGACGACGCTGTCGGATCAGGTCAAGGAGGTCCGGCTGTCGTCGCGGCTGACGACGTCACCCGCCTGCATCGTCGGCGACACGAACGACGTCACCCCGACGCTGGAGAAGATGTACCGCGCGATGGGCCAGGAACTGCCGCAGATCAAGCGGATCCTGGAACTGAACCCGGGGCACCCGCTGGTGTCCGGGCTGCGGTCCTCGTTCACCGAGAAGGGCGAGTCCGAAGGGCTCGCGGAGACCGCGGAACTGTTGTACGGCATGGCTTTGCTCGCCGAAGGCGGCGAACTGGCCGACCCGGCGCGCTTTACCAAGCTGCTCGCCACGCACCTGCAGAAGACCCTGTAG
- a CDS encoding alkaline phosphatase D family protein, whose amino-acid sequence MSLRLGPLLRHVDETSATVWVETGTAGEVEVLGTTARTFEIKGHHYALLVLTGLEPGSCVEYEVRVDGEKVWPPAGSEFPPSRIRTLPEEESRVRLVFGSCRKPHDGDAFGPDALAAYARRMAAGEETEWPQALLMLGDQVYADETTDETQEWLKRRRDTSRPPGTEVMDFEEYTHLYFEAWGEPAIRWLLSTVPTSMIFDDHDVRDDWNTSLAWQRRMRAQPWWRERLRGAIMSYWVYQHLGNLGPAELAEDGTFQKAIGSGGDNADLLSAFADEADNERDGTKGARWSYRRDFGGVRLLVIDSRAGRILAGGARSMVDDDEFDWIEENAAAPCDHLLIGSSLPWLLPPVISHLQSLNERACDRPGWRGRLAEKIRQAADLEHWAAFRASFERLSAMIAREGRRDDPPATIAVLSGDVHHAYIAEAHYPEPVTSTVFQLTCSPVHNAMPRFLRWAFAGTWSAAPASLARRWAGRGGVAPDPLTWTKVSGPHFGNVIATVETEGRACVTTIEQATGDGLVEVARQRLTRAE is encoded by the coding sequence ATGAGTCTGCGTCTGGGGCCCTTGCTGCGGCATGTCGACGAGACGTCGGCGACGGTGTGGGTCGAGACCGGCACCGCCGGTGAGGTCGAAGTGCTCGGCACCACCGCGAGGACGTTCGAGATCAAGGGCCATCACTACGCCCTGCTGGTGCTGACCGGTCTCGAACCCGGCTCGTGCGTCGAGTACGAAGTGCGCGTCGACGGCGAAAAGGTGTGGCCTCCGGCCGGTTCCGAGTTCCCGCCGAGCCGGATCCGGACGTTGCCCGAGGAGGAGTCGAGGGTCCGGCTCGTCTTCGGCTCGTGCCGCAAACCGCACGACGGCGACGCCTTCGGCCCGGACGCGCTGGCCGCGTACGCCCGCCGGATGGCCGCGGGCGAGGAAACCGAGTGGCCGCAGGCGTTGCTGATGCTGGGTGATCAGGTCTACGCCGACGAGACCACCGACGAGACGCAGGAATGGTTGAAACGCCGCCGGGACACCTCCCGGCCGCCGGGTACCGAGGTGATGGACTTCGAGGAATACACCCATCTGTACTTCGAGGCCTGGGGCGAGCCGGCGATCCGCTGGCTGCTGTCCACCGTGCCGACGTCGATGATCTTCGACGACCACGACGTCCGCGACGATTGGAACACCTCCCTCGCCTGGCAGCGGCGGATGCGCGCGCAGCCGTGGTGGCGGGAACGGCTGCGCGGCGCGATCATGTCGTATTGGGTCTACCAGCACCTGGGGAACCTCGGCCCCGCGGAGCTCGCCGAAGACGGCACCTTCCAGAAGGCGATCGGTTCCGGCGGTGACAACGCCGATCTGCTCTCCGCGTTCGCCGATGAAGCCGACAACGAGCGCGACGGCACCAAAGGCGCGCGGTGGAGCTATCGCCGGGACTTCGGCGGCGTGCGGTTGCTGGTCATCGACAGCCGGGCGGGGCGGATCCTGGCGGGCGGCGCGCGGTCCATGGTCGACGACGACGAATTCGACTGGATCGAGGAGAACGCCGCCGCGCCGTGCGACCACCTGCTGATCGGCTCGTCGCTGCCCTGGCTGCTGCCGCCGGTCATCTCCCACCTGCAGTCGCTGAACGAACGTGCCTGCGACCGTCCCGGATGGCGCGGCAGGCTCGCGGAGAAGATCCGCCAGGCCGCCGACCTCGAACACTGGGCCGCGTTCCGGGCGTCGTTCGAGCGGTTGTCCGCGATGATCGCCCGCGAGGGACGGCGGGACGATCCGCCCGCCACCATCGCGGTGCTTTCGGGCGACGTCCACCACGCCTACATCGCCGAGGCGCACTACCCCGAGCCGGTGACTTCGACCGTCTTCCAGCTCACCTGCTCCCCGGTCCACAACGCCATGCCGCGTTTCCTCCGATGGGCTTTCGCCGGCACGTGGTCGGCCGCGCCGGCGTCCCTCGCGCGCCGCTGGGCCGGCCGGGGTGGCGTCGCGCCCGACCCGCTGACCTGGACCAAGGTGTCCGGACCGCATTTCGGCAACGTCATCGCCACGGTCGAGACCGAGGGCCGGGCGTGCGTCACGACGATCGAGCAGGCGACCGGCGACGGACTGGTCGAAGTGGCCCGACAGAGGCTTACCCGGGCCGAATAG
- a CDS encoding YncE family protein — protein sequence MRKRRLLNTVLVTCLAAALGSAPAAAAEDGLRQVLFVGNNWEGTADVIAPSGDYAKIARVNMVPDKDERLTEIYLNPIKLAFFLGIRNGVGEGHDQLVDDLYTTPDGRAVVASRPSFADVVSIDLATGRVNWRFPVSGFRSDHMAVSPDGRSIAVSASTSNTVHVLDIETGRQLGSFKTGDKPHENTYTDGGRYLWNSSIGEVNTALDAPWQDFTKGDRRLTVVDATTFKQVKVIDMRERLDAFGRGDLSDAVRPVAFTPDESKLYFQVSFFNGLLEYDVATDRITRSKTLPKNPDTSEDRTTWVNDSRHHGLSMSPAGDKLCVAGTMDDYATIVDRASLREAQLVTAAKPYWATVSGDGRHCVISESGSDQVTAIDFATGAKVKSIPVGDHPQRIRIGHVPEGWAGPAGR from the coding sequence ATGCGGAAACGCCGGTTGCTGAATACCGTCCTCGTGACCTGCCTCGCCGCGGCACTGGGCTCGGCGCCCGCCGCCGCGGCGGAAGACGGCCTGCGGCAGGTGCTGTTCGTGGGCAACAACTGGGAGGGGACCGCGGACGTCATCGCGCCTTCCGGCGACTACGCCAAGATCGCGCGCGTGAACATGGTGCCGGACAAGGACGAACGGCTCACCGAGATCTACCTGAACCCGATCAAACTCGCCTTCTTCCTCGGCATCCGCAACGGTGTCGGCGAGGGACACGACCAGCTCGTCGACGATCTCTACACCACCCCGGACGGCCGCGCGGTGGTCGCGTCCCGCCCGAGTTTCGCCGACGTCGTGTCGATCGACCTCGCCACCGGCCGCGTCAACTGGCGGTTCCCGGTGTCGGGTTTCCGCTCCGACCACATGGCCGTGTCGCCGGACGGCCGCAGCATCGCGGTGTCGGCCTCGACGTCGAACACCGTCCACGTGCTCGACATCGAGACCGGACGGCAGCTCGGCTCGTTCAAGACCGGCGACAAACCGCACGAGAACACCTACACCGACGGCGGCCGGTACCTCTGGAACAGCTCGATCGGCGAGGTCAACACCGCGCTCGACGCGCCGTGGCAGGACTTCACCAAGGGCGACCGGCGGCTCACCGTCGTCGACGCGACCACCTTCAAGCAGGTGAAGGTGATCGACATGCGCGAGCGCTTGGACGCCTTCGGGCGTGGCGATCTCTCCGACGCCGTCCGGCCGGTGGCCTTCACCCCCGACGAGTCGAAGCTGTACTTCCAGGTGTCGTTCTTCAACGGCCTTCTCGAATACGACGTCGCCACCGACCGGATCACGCGGTCGAAGACGCTGCCGAAGAACCCGGACACGAGTGAGGACCGCACCACCTGGGTCAACGACTCGCGGCACCACGGGCTTTCGATGAGCCCGGCGGGGGACAAGCTCTGCGTCGCCGGGACGATGGACGACTACGCGACCATTGTGGACCGCGCGAGCCTGCGGGAGGCTCAGCTCGTGACGGCGGCGAAGCCGTACTGGGCGACCGTGAGCGGTGACGGAAGGCATTGCGTCATCTCGGAAAGCGGATCGGACCAGGTGACCGCGATCGACTTCGCGACCGGCGCGAAGGTGAAGTCCATTCCGGTCGGCGACCACCCGCAGCGGATCCGGATCGGCCACGTTCCCGAGGGCTGGGCGGGGCCCGCCGGCCGGTGA
- a CDS encoding PucR family transcriptional regulator, protein MAHRSLHEVLAAMAADADVVDEVVRAARTESPEVAILPVGENRRHVAIVLAAGLASFDRPGGAGEQDYAAAAVLGADRATQGVPLAALLRGVQAGRSRAVEIAVERGKAAGVPDDVMLAALVDFDRNTRALERQVIAGYHEAELELSRTVHDSRARLLRRLLGGDTAAPSAEEVANVGLNPGGRYHCLLSDVGDPYQARVVERRLGATGGVFGLVDGRLTGLAPRLPTSSALGDDVLMVVSPAVPLAEVRGMHALCVMALPTAARSRGLHAVADLAVETALAAQPGLAALLGDTLLSALTPGDDFHEQLVSTALAYLDHGRRLDQTAAALHVHANTVRYRLARLGEITGASLDPPEDDGGTHVRHTVGWWWALRTWRSG, encoded by the coding sequence ATGGCGCACCGGTCGCTCCACGAGGTGCTGGCCGCGATGGCCGCCGACGCCGACGTCGTCGACGAAGTGGTCCGTGCCGCCCGCACGGAGTCGCCGGAGGTCGCGATCCTGCCGGTGGGCGAGAACCGGCGGCACGTCGCGATCGTGCTCGCCGCCGGGCTCGCCTCGTTCGACCGGCCGGGCGGGGCCGGGGAGCAGGACTACGCCGCGGCCGCCGTCCTCGGCGCGGACCGGGCCACGCAGGGGGTCCCGCTCGCCGCGCTGCTGCGCGGGGTGCAGGCCGGCCGCAGCCGCGCGGTCGAGATCGCCGTCGAACGCGGCAAGGCGGCCGGGGTGCCGGACGACGTCATGCTGGCGGCACTGGTCGACTTCGACCGGAACACGCGCGCGCTCGAACGGCAGGTCATCGCCGGATATCACGAGGCCGAACTCGAACTCTCCCGCACGGTGCACGACAGCCGGGCCCGGTTGCTGCGGCGGTTGCTGGGCGGCGACACGGCCGCGCCCTCGGCCGAGGAGGTCGCGAACGTCGGGCTGAACCCGGGCGGGCGCTATCACTGCCTGCTCTCCGACGTCGGCGATCCGTACCAGGCGCGGGTCGTCGAGCGACGGCTCGGCGCGACGGGTGGCGTCTTCGGCCTGGTCGACGGGCGGCTGACCGGGCTGGCGCCGCGGCTTCCCACCTCGTCTGCGCTCGGGGACGACGTCCTCATGGTGGTCTCCCCCGCCGTCCCGCTCGCGGAGGTCCGCGGGATGCACGCGCTGTGCGTGATGGCCTTGCCGACGGCCGCGCGGTCCCGCGGTCTGCACGCGGTGGCCGATCTGGCCGTCGAGACCGCGCTCGCCGCCCAGCCGGGGCTCGCCGCGCTCCTCGGCGACACCCTGCTGAGCGCGCTGACGCCGGGCGACGACTTCCACGAGCAACTCGTCTCGACCGCGCTGGCCTACCTCGACCACGGGCGGCGGCTCGACCAGACCGCCGCGGCGTTGCACGTCCACGCGAACACCGTGCGGTACCGGCTCGCCCGGCTCGGCGAGATCACCGGGGCGTCGCTCGATCCGCCGGAAGACGACGGCGGTACCCATGTGCGGCACACCGTCGGCTGGTGGTGGGCGCTGCGCACCTGGCGATCGGGCTGA
- a CDS encoding sulfatase-like hydrolase/transferase, giving the protein MSVFTRPALVGLPGDRTAAREIASSAVTTLSAVLVLFALLAPNDLDALTPEAFVRLPVEALLGVAVVLMLRDGARRIVAVSVGAILGLLTVFKAIDIGFGLALNRRFNPVFDWGVLGNGVDLLGTSIGRTGAIASFMGLTLLAVMVIVLMALAVLRLSRVVAGRRTAATRVTAVLSVVWMVCAVSGAQLAPGQPFASRSAVAFAYDDLRQVRAGIRDRQAFAEEVAVDAFRDTPSSGLLNALRGKDVLFTFIESYGRVAVQDSDIAPKVDAVLDAGTARLKNAGYGSRSAFLTSPTTSAGSWLAHSTFQSGVWVDSQHRYDDFVRTDRFTLGGAFKRAGWETVGVVPAHTEDWPEGKVYGYDRYYDSRSIGYHGPQFSYATMPDQFTLSAFQRAERGKPDRPPMMAEIDLVTSHWPWTPLPRMVDWAAVGDGSIYDPMPSQGKTPEEVFTDPAKVRGAYGDSIAYSLNSLISYVETYGDDDLVLVFLGDHQPNPIVAGAGADHDVPITVVTRDKAVLDKVAAWNWQDGLHPDRNAPVWRMDTFRDRFLTTFAR; this is encoded by the coding sequence TTGTCGGTTTTCACGCGCCCCGCCCTCGTGGGCCTGCCCGGCGACCGGACGGCCGCCCGTGAGATCGCGTCCAGCGCGGTGACCACCCTGTCCGCCGTTCTCGTGCTGTTCGCGCTGCTCGCGCCGAACGACCTCGACGCGCTGACACCCGAGGCGTTCGTGCGGTTGCCGGTGGAGGCGCTGCTCGGGGTGGCGGTGGTGCTCATGCTGCGCGACGGCGCCCGGCGGATCGTCGCGGTGTCCGTCGGCGCGATCCTCGGGCTGCTGACCGTGTTCAAGGCCATCGACATCGGTTTCGGGCTCGCGCTGAACCGGCGGTTCAACCCGGTTTTCGACTGGGGTGTGCTCGGCAACGGCGTCGACCTGCTCGGCACGTCGATCGGCCGGACGGGCGCGATCGCCTCGTTCATGGGGCTGACGCTGCTCGCGGTAATGGTGATCGTGCTGATGGCGCTGGCCGTGCTGCGGCTGAGCCGGGTGGTCGCCGGAAGGCGCACGGCGGCGACCAGGGTGACGGCCGTGCTCAGCGTGGTCTGGATGGTGTGCGCGGTCTCCGGCGCTCAGCTCGCTCCGGGACAACCCTTCGCTTCGCGCAGCGCGGTCGCCTTCGCCTACGACGATCTCCGCCAGGTCCGGGCCGGAATCCGGGACAGGCAGGCCTTCGCCGAAGAAGTCGCCGTTGACGCCTTCCGTGACACGCCGTCTTCCGGGCTGCTGAACGCGTTGCGCGGCAAGGACGTGCTGTTCACCTTCATCGAAAGCTACGGCCGGGTGGCCGTCCAGGACTCGGACATCGCTCCCAAGGTCGACGCGGTCCTCGACGCCGGGACCGCGCGGCTGAAGAACGCGGGCTACGGCTCGCGCAGCGCGTTCCTGACGTCGCCGACGACGAGCGCGGGCAGCTGGCTGGCGCACTCGACGTTCCAATCCGGGGTGTGGGTCGACAGCCAGCACCGCTACGACGACTTCGTGAGGACCGACCGGTTCACCCTCGGCGGCGCGTTCAAACGCGCGGGCTGGGAGACCGTCGGCGTCGTCCCGGCGCATACCGAAGATTGGCCGGAGGGCAAGGTCTACGGCTACGACCGCTACTACGACTCACGAAGCATCGGGTATCACGGCCCGCAGTTCTCCTACGCCACGATGCCGGACCAGTTCACGCTTTCGGCGTTCCAGCGGGCCGAACGCGGGAAGCCGGACCGCCCGCCGATGATGGCGGAGATCGACCTCGTCACCAGTCACTGGCCGTGGACACCGCTGCCCCGCATGGTCGACTGGGCCGCCGTCGGCGACGGATCGATCTACGATCCCATGCCCTCGCAAGGGAAAACGCCCGAAGAGGTGTTCACCGATCCCGCCAAGGTGCGCGGCGCGTACGGCGACTCGATCGCGTATTCGCTGAACTCGCTCATCTCGTACGTGGAGACGTACGGCGACGACGACCTCGTGCTCGTGTTCCTGGGCGACCACCAGCCGAACCCGATTGTCGCCGGCGCGGGCGCGGATCACGACGTCCCGATCACCGTGGTCACGCGGGACAAGGCCGTGCTCGACAAGGTCGCGGCGTGGAACTGGCAGGACGGCCTGCACCCGGACCGGAACGCGCCGGTGTGGCGAATGGACACGTTCCGGGACCGGTTCCTGACCACCTTCGCCCGCTGA
- a CDS encoding helix-turn-helix transcriptional regulator → MLETSARLLRLLSLLQTPRDWTGTELAERLEVSARTIRNDVERLRALGYPVNATRGSVGGYRLGAGADLPPLLLDDEEAVAVAIGLRTAAGGTIAGVEETSLRALAKLEQVLPSRLRRRVNALQAYTVPVPRDEPGPRVTAETLTVLTACCRDHEVLRFGYRTHDGSESVRKVEPYRLVNWGRRWYLVAWDLDRGDWRTFRVDRLTPRIPTGPRFTARELPEDVTDRVRRGVSSAAWRYQADVTVHASAEEVTARINPAVGTVEAVDANTCVLHTGADSIETMAVHLGLLNAPFHVTEPPQLVDYLRELADRYRDAIRI, encoded by the coding sequence ATGTTGGAAACCTCGGCAAGATTGCTCCGTTTGCTCTCCCTGCTGCAGACTCCCCGTGACTGGACCGGCACCGAACTGGCGGAACGCCTGGAGGTCAGCGCCCGCACGATCCGCAACGACGTCGAGCGCCTCCGCGCGCTCGGGTACCCGGTGAACGCGACCCGCGGTTCCGTCGGCGGCTACCGGCTCGGCGCGGGCGCCGATCTGCCGCCGCTGCTGCTGGACGACGAGGAGGCCGTCGCGGTCGCGATCGGCCTGCGCACCGCGGCCGGCGGCACCATCGCGGGTGTGGAGGAGACGTCGTTGCGCGCGCTCGCCAAGCTGGAGCAGGTACTGCCGTCCCGGTTGCGCCGCCGCGTGAACGCCTTGCAGGCGTACACGGTCCCGGTGCCGAGGGACGAGCCCGGCCCGCGCGTCACCGCCGAGACGCTCACCGTGCTGACGGCCTGCTGCCGGGATCACGAAGTGCTGCGATTCGGCTACCGGACGCACGACGGTTCGGAAAGCGTCCGCAAGGTCGAGCCGTATCGCCTGGTGAACTGGGGACGTCGCTGGTATCTCGTCGCCTGGGACCTCGACCGCGGCGACTGGCGCACCTTCCGCGTCGACAGGCTGACCCCGCGTATCCCCACCGGCCCGCGGTTCACCGCGCGCGAGCTGCCCGAGGACGTCACGGATCGCGTGCGGCGTGGGGTGTCGTCCGCCGCTTGGCGCTACCAGGCGGACGTCACCGTGCACGCGTCCGCCGAAGAGGTGACCGCGCGGATCAACCCGGCCGTCGGGACGGTGGAGGCCGTCGACGCGAACACCTGCGTCCTGCACACCGGCGCGGACAGCATCGAGACAATGGCCGTCCACTTAGGACTCCTCAACGCCCCATTCCACGTCACCGAACCCCCGCAGTTAGTCGACTACTTGCGCGAGCTGGCCGATCGATATCGCGACGCCATCCGCATTTAG
- a CDS encoding epoxide hydrolase family protein, with protein MSENTEIKPFRVEIPQAELDDLADRLARVRWANELPTDQVTDGVQRGPVTPGWEYGVPLEYVRRLVSYWRDGYDWRKWEAKLNEYPQFTTEIDGQNIHFLHVRSPEPDATPLILTHGWPNSVFEYLDLIDQLTDPRSHGGEAADAFHVVIPSLPGFGFSGPTREKGWNRYRTAQAWAELMRRLGYERYGTHGNDAGSFVAPEVGRIDAEHVLGVHVTQLFSFPSGDPAEFEGMTEKELEYMQFLQSFNDDMSGYAKLQESAPQNLAHALADSPTGQLAWSAQLLSATSDDHVLTNATLYWLTNTAASAARFYYEDKHSEHPAEPTTAPTGLASFAYDFRPLRRFAERDHANIVSWQEFDRGSHWATQDAPDLLVGDLRAFFRKLS; from the coding sequence ATGAGCGAAAACACCGAGATCAAGCCCTTCCGCGTCGAGATCCCGCAGGCCGAGCTGGACGACCTCGCCGACCGCCTGGCCCGCGTCCGCTGGGCGAACGAACTGCCCACCGACCAGGTGACCGACGGGGTGCAGCGCGGACCGGTCACGCCGGGCTGGGAGTACGGCGTGCCGCTGGAGTACGTGCGACGGCTGGTCTCGTACTGGCGCGACGGCTACGACTGGCGGAAGTGGGAGGCGAAGCTCAACGAGTACCCGCAGTTCACCACGGAGATCGACGGGCAGAACATCCACTTCCTGCACGTCCGCTCGCCGGAGCCGGACGCGACGCCGCTGATCCTCACGCACGGCTGGCCGAACTCGGTCTTCGAATACCTCGATCTGATCGACCAGCTGACGGACCCGCGTTCTCACGGGGGCGAGGCGGCGGACGCGTTCCACGTGGTCATCCCTTCGCTGCCCGGGTTCGGCTTCTCCGGCCCGACGCGCGAGAAGGGCTGGAACCGGTACCGCACGGCTCAGGCGTGGGCCGAGCTGATGCGCCGCCTCGGCTACGAGCGCTACGGCACGCACGGGAACGACGCCGGTTCGTTCGTCGCCCCCGAGGTCGGCCGGATCGACGCCGAGCACGTGCTCGGTGTGCACGTGACGCAGCTGTTCTCGTTCCCCAGCGGCGATCCGGCGGAGTTCGAGGGCATGACCGAGAAGGAACTGGAGTACATGCAGTTCCTCCAGTCCTTCAACGACGACATGTCCGGCTACGCGAAACTCCAGGAAAGCGCGCCGCAGAACCTCGCGCACGCGTTGGCCGACTCGCCGACCGGGCAGCTGGCTTGGAGCGCGCAGCTGCTGTCGGCCACGAGCGACGACCACGTGCTCACCAACGCCACGCTGTACTGGCTCACCAACACCGCGGCTTCGGCGGCGCGGTTCTATTACGAGGACAAGCACAGCGAGCACCCGGCCGAGCCGACGACCGCGCCGACCGGGCTGGCCAGCTTCGCCTACGACTTCCGGCCGCTGCGGCGCTTCGCCGAGCGGGACCACGCGAACATCGTTTCGTGGCAGGAGTTCGACCGGGGCAGCCACTGGGCGACGCAGGACGCGCCGGACCTTTTGGTGGGGGACCTCCGGGCGTTCTTCCGCAAGCTTTCCTGA
- a CDS encoding aldo/keto reductase — protein MEKVELGRTGRKVSQVSLGCMTMGTATDERTSARILDAYLDDGGDFLDTANCYSWWVPGASGGESEELLGKLLKGRRDKVFLATKVSAAVADADSARKGYHDDGTADWDYIGRHFEGAGGDVIRRGVDESLRRLGTDHIDLYYVHVDDRATPLEETLAALDEIVRAGKVRQIGWSNVRTWRLERIRALAERHGWASPVAVQLQHSYLRPVADSASLATGDMLDFLRDNEDIALAAYSSILRGIYDDSARRLAHPVWQTYAGADGEARMAAVETVAREVGATGNQVALAWLLRQTSPRVLPLIGPRTWEHYEAIRPAFTLELGAEAMALLDGAGS, from the coding sequence ATGGAAAAGGTGGAACTCGGCCGGACCGGCCGGAAGGTCAGCCAGGTCTCGCTCGGGTGCATGACGATGGGCACCGCCACCGACGAGCGGACCTCGGCGCGGATCCTGGACGCGTACCTCGACGACGGCGGCGACTTCCTCGACACCGCGAACTGCTACTCGTGGTGGGTGCCCGGCGCGTCGGGCGGGGAGAGCGAGGAACTGCTCGGGAAACTGCTGAAAGGCAGGCGGGACAAGGTCTTCCTGGCGACGAAGGTGTCGGCCGCGGTCGCCGACGCCGACAGCGCGCGCAAGGGGTATCACGACGACGGCACCGCGGACTGGGATTACATCGGACGGCATTTCGAGGGCGCGGGCGGCGACGTGATCCGGCGCGGCGTCGACGAAAGCCTGCGGCGGCTCGGCACCGACCACATCGACCTGTACTACGTCCACGTCGACGACCGGGCGACCCCGCTGGAGGAGACGCTGGCCGCGCTCGACGAGATCGTCCGCGCGGGGAAGGTGCGGCAGATCGGCTGGAGCAACGTCCGGACCTGGCGGCTGGAACGGATCCGCGCGCTCGCGGAGCGGCACGGCTGGGCCTCGCCGGTGGCCGTCCAGTTGCAGCATTCGTACCTGCGGCCGGTGGCCGATTCGGCGTCGCTGGCCACCGGGGACATGCTCGACTTCCTGCGGGACAACGAAGACATCGCCCTCGCCGCGTACTCGTCGATCCTGCGCGGGATCTACGACGACTCCGCGCGGCGGCTGGCGCATCCCGTCTGGCAGACCTACGCCGGCGCGGACGGCGAGGCGCGGATGGCCGCCGTCGAAACGGTGGCGCGGGAGGTGGGGGCGACCGGGAACCAGGTCGCGCTGGCGTGGCTGCTGCGCCAGACGTCGCCGCGGGTGCTGCCGCTGATCGGCCCGCGGACCTGGGAACACTACGAGGCGATCCGGCCGGCCTTCACGCTGGAGCTGGGCGCGGAGGCCATGGCGCTGCTGGACGGCGCCGGTAGCTGA